The following proteins are encoded in a genomic region of Phaeodactylum tricornutum CCAP 1055/1 chromosome 1, whole genome shotgun sequence:
- a CDS encoding predicted protein yields the protein MSHLISGDVEASQQEPLLNLEIAPPPESNRQIYVGSGAEGGDGCDEVGQYIHGPHSLILPELSGVSSALMSSPGQTKPLAFATTTPLLIKLVLPILILSTHGLFLYGQIKPMWRLTQRVHVDVWANATSTEARVAVDTLKIPHENEYNLHQVKNIRTFTYAYAIQELWKAKHMPGKLLPRIAAVLLGIFSGLWPHLKLVLLMLTWFLAKQPIRRKRILNALSVLGKWSLVDVLVVCVMVGVLNLQWEIRAETIQQGVLDNLPIVAQGISTLYNSQDICSQALHYSCQNPSKLKHKIQCHACLTTVETFFKYPLSSGKPILKGFSTSGGGEAELFVAGLNGIYSFCGAVILSILLSLVVDWYDHRARDHEFNNTAFGPGRGRLNTEEHDSIAPEVSGTLSQDHELLLSLTVPCGVDHRSDADRELDRQILESSRSRSRWISTTASTLTAFFILAAVTSTTMQRMVNGALPSLLHDILGVEWTRSYSFLQLAKTLGAAGGWDWLLMGTFALFIVVGPLIRSLLCFMVFNKKHEEGSSIRRRVGRKTLAAVEFIGAFCAWEVFVVAVLMVDLLMPAITSTIILDQRCSELTNDSTCLEVKFEMLYTFGWVVMGGVFLVLVSQRIRLAHSVH from the coding sequence ATGAGCCACTTAATTTCTGGCGATGTGGAAGCATCCCAGCAGGAACCACTTTTGAATTTAGAAATTGCTCCTCCTCCCGAGAGCAATCGCCAAATCTATGTTGGTAGTGGGGCTGAGGGCGGCGACGGTTGCGATGAAGTTGGCCAGTATATCCATGGCCCGCATTCCCTCATTCTTCCTGAACTTTCCGGCGTGTCATCCGCCTTGATGTCCTCCCCGGGACAGACCAAACCTCTGGCTtttgcaacgacaacaccTCTGCTCATCAAGCTTGTGCTCCCGATACTAATTTTGTCGACACATGGTTTGTTCTTGTACGGCCAGATAAAGCCCATGTGGCGACTAACACAAAGAGTTCATGTCGATGTTTGGGCCAACGCGACGAGCACTGAAGCGCGCGTCGCAGTAGACACCCTAAAAATTCCCCACGAGAATGAATATAATTTACATCAGGTAAAGAACATACGCACGTTTACCTATGCCTACGCGATTCAAGAACTTTGGAAGGCGAAGCATATGCCAGGCAAGCTACTACCTCGAATTGCGGCCGTTCTGTTGGGGATATTTTCCGGACTTTGGCCGCATCTAAAACTCGTGCTTCTCATGTTGACTTGGTTCTTGGCTAAGCAGCCCATCAGGCGCAAAAGAATTTTGAATGCTCTATCTGTTTTAGGAAAGTGGAGCCTGGTCGATGTGTTGGTGGTGTGTGTCATGGTTGGTGTTCTAAATCTACAATGGGAGATTCGTGCAGAGACCATCCAGCAAGGTGTATTAGACAATCTACCCATTGTCGCTCAAGGAATATCAACCTTGTATAATTCTCAGGATATCTGTTCTCAAGCCCTTCATtattcttgtcaaaatccTTCAAAGCTCAAACACAAAATACAATGTCATGCCTGTCTGACAACAGTAGAGACTTTCTTCAAATATCCTCTTTCCTCGGGCAAACCCATCTTAAAAGGGTTTTCAACGTCGGGAGGAGGAGAAGCTGAGCTCTTTGTTGCCGGTTTGAATGGCATCTACTCCTTCTGTGGGGCCGTTATTCTTTCTATCCTGCTAAGCCTGGTTGTGGATTGGTATGATCATAGAGCTCGAGATCACGAATTCAATAACACTGCTTTTGGACCAGGACGTGGCCGCCTCAACACCGAAGAGCATGACTCAATAGCTCCCGAAGTTTCTGGGACTCTTTCCCAAGACCATGAATTGCTTTTAAGTTTGACCGTTCCTTGCGGTGTTGATCACAGATCCGATGCCGATAGAGAACTGGACCGCCAAATCTTGGAATCTTCGCGTTCGAGATCTCGCTGGATTAGTACCACAGCATCTACGCTGACTGCATTTTTTATCTTGGCGGCAGTTACATCAACAACGATGCAGCGCATGGTTAATGGTGCGCTTCCTAGCCTCTTGCACGATATCCTCGGTGTGGAATGGACAAGATCATACAGCTTCCTACAGCTTGCAAAAACGTTAGGAGCTGCCGGTGGCTGGGATTGGCTTCTCATGGGTACTTTTGCCCTCTTCATCGTGGTCGGTCCTTTGATCCGTTCGCTTTTGTGTTTCATGGTTTTCAACAAGAAGCATGAAGAGGGGAGCTCTATTCGGAGAAGAGTCGGACGCAAAACCTTGGCAGCCGTTGAGTTTATTGGTGCATTTTGCGCATGGGAGGTCTTTGTTGTAGCAGTGCTCATGGTCGACCTACTCATGCCTGCTATTACTTCAACAATTATTTTGGATCAGCGATGCTCTGAGTTGACCAATGACTCGACATGTTTGGAAgtcaagtttgaaatgctCTACACATTTGGGTGGGTAGTAATGGGTGGTGTCTTCCTTGTGTTGGTGAGTCAACGCATAAGACTCGCTCATTCGGTACATTAG
- the APC3 gene encoding predicted protein produces the protein VRHILELLCSMGKAYQCLRSYNCKEALQILQTLPLRQQATAWVLHQEGRAYLELNEFASAERCLEQMQIVDPGRMKGLELLSTVYWQVKKEVELAHLAQRVTDWDRESPEAWCVVGNCFSLQKDHETALTFFSRSLQLNPNFTYTHTLSGYEYMANEDFVKAIACFRQALRTDDKHYNAWYGLGAIYQRQEKFDLAEYHFGKAVALHPTSSALRCNLGIAQFSNGKAYQALDTLSEAFHLDPRNPQARFQRASIYMALHRPEEALSELCKVRDVAPREATVHFSLGKVYKKLGRTKEAMKCFLTAMDLDPKGSQTIKSALEKLEEPDIDEGTGVGF, from the coding sequence GTCAGGCACATCCTCGAACTACTCTGTAGCATGGGCAAAGCTTACCAGTGCCTTCGTAGCTATAACTGCAAGGAAGCGCTGCAAATTCTTCAAACGCTACCCTTGCGACAGCAGGCAACGGCATGGGTGCTGCATCAGGAAGGACGTGCTTATTTGGAGCTCAATGAGTTTGCATCAGCCGAACGGTGCTTGGAGCAAATGCAAATCGTAGACCCGGGCCGAATGAAAGGATTGGAACTTCTGAGTACTGTGTATTGGCAAGTAAAGAAGGAGGTTGAACTAGCCCACTTGGCGCAGCGTGTTACAGATTGGGATCGTGAATCGCCCGAGGCCTGGTGTGTTGTTGGTAACTGTTTTTCATTGCAGAAAGATCACGAAACCGCATTGACGTTCTTCTCTCGTTCCTTGCAACTTAACCCTAACTTCACCTACACCCATACTCTTTCTGGCTACGAATACATGGCGAACGAAGATTTCGTGAAGGCAATAGCTTGCTTCCGTCAGGCTTTGCGGACCGACGACAAACACTACAATGCCTGGTATGGTCTAGGAGCCATTTACCAACGCCAAGAAAAGTTTGATCTGGCTGAGTATCATTTTGGAAAGGCTGTCGCGCTTCATCCAACTAGCAGCGCTCTTCGATGCAACCTTGGCATTGCTCAATTTTCCAATGGAAAAGCGTATCAAGCTCTCGATACCTTGTCAGAAGCCTTTCACCTGGACCCACGAAATCCCCAGGCCCGCTTTCAAAGAGCTTCCATCTATATGGCGCTGCATCGCCCGGAAGAAGCGCTTTCAGAATTATGCAAGGTACGAGATGTTGCACCTCGCGAAGCAACTGTACATTTCTCGCTGGGGAAAGTATATAAGAAGTTGGGGCGGACGAAAGAGGCTATGAAATGCTTTTTAACAGCTATGGATCTTGATCCTAAAGGGAGCCAAACCATCAAGtctgctttggaaaagttgGAGGAGCCTGACATCGACGAGGGCACAGGCGTTGGGTTCTGA
- a CDS encoding predicted protein, with amino-acid sequence IQRANTDPVVWIVPGFLSESECDALQRKASRRMTSCVTKNADTSRVYKDLSRTSTNTNVPRREVPTVVSKLKNLTLCDDEARFEILQVLRYQAGQHFSPHTDGFSGPITACGFWDSGRLVTVFCYLNDVEKGGTTRF; translated from the coding sequence ATCCAACGCGCCAACACAGATCCTGTCGTTTGGATTGTCCCGGGCTTTTTATCAGAATCAGAGTGTGATGCACTTCAAAGAAAAGCCAGTCGTAGGATGACTTCTTGTGTTACTAAGAATGCGGACACCAGTAGGGTTTACAAAGATCTCTCGCGAACATCCACTAACACAAATGTCCCTCGTCGAGAAGTTCCAACAGTCGTCTCAAAGCTGAAGAATCTTACTTTGTGTGACGACGAGGCTCGATTTGAAATTCTCCAAGTTCTGCGATATCAAGCTGGGCAACACTTTAGTCCCCATACTGATGGCTTTTCTGGCCCAATCACGGCTTGTGGTTTTTGGGACTCGGGCCGGCTTGTAACGGTATTTTGTTACCTCAACGATGTGGAGAAAGGTGGAACCACGCGATTC
- a CDS encoding predicted protein, whose product MKSTLILAARAAKQFRMWMPSMPLTMVSARSATANGPAFAIFRTVPRMTKHEIKEYLTKIYDLPVKKVNTMNYEGKRKRLISNSGIAYFKYKNFKKAVVTFDDSLQDVGLGMQIPELEEQDESTLDYAQDMGLPRRIGS is encoded by the coding sequence ATGAAATCCACACTTATACTGGCAGCCCGCGCTGCTAAACAATTCCGTATGTGGATGCCGAGTATGCCACTGACAATGGTATCGGCCCGTAGCGCTACCGCGAACGGGCCTGCTTTTGCTATTTTTCGAACCGTTCCCCGAATGACGAAACACGAAATTAAGGAATATTTGACGAAAATCTATGATTTACCCGTCAAGAAGGTCAACACAATGAATTATGAGGGCAAACGCAAGCGCCTCATCAGTAATTCAGGTATCGCATACTTTAAATACAAGAATTTTAAGAAGGCGGTCGTAACGTTTGACGATTCCCTACAAGACGTGGGCCTCGGTATGCAGATACCGGAGttggaagagcaagacgaatCAACCCTGGACTACGCGCAAGATATGGGTCTGCCTAGGAGAATTGGgagttaa
- a CDS encoding predicted protein, which yields MKPLFKPISWLLLLHLPIVCASENGASSVTIDHGKALVDWIRSKGGFFHSKIELRRFDANDPTSPYGVFANEDISDKELLFEVPRSCLLDAINDYKVGDKIEGFFVNKEWHPATVAAFYPEDDTFDVAYDDGDFESRVPRSSIQWPSSAMNCGTVRSLLREFDLGEESDYAPFTNYLREQPYGQLPSAWSVAGKSLLLEMLGQDLSGKQTLPPFEALDWLTSGWHNLCRGSTDPFAENAAMMVVQRCWDELLIPIYDMVSHRNGRWLNTQSNSVQDGGPVSVTASRKIQAGEELYSTYNFCTDCDARAHWYGTGEILRDYGFVELYPQRWLFPDQKISFDIDEKLNEEGKPTGEMIIHWNGLTATTLDFLEKQIRRLDFFAETELRSRDVEVLDYEWDTINQYHQALSIAMKEAARHLASQSKTGVKTTCSDGEGPCALTSTIYDSLEQEEVEAWAAYRPETCKFKDLFKFDTWSVTEEIKSPYQKIAFFSDPTMKDTCFELDAIVQICTSYRPHYHEMAVHYTARFLDKIQRVLFVGGGDSMLLHDIIKYPSLELVVGLELDQKVTRGAFKYYGAQPHWDNEKVEWWYGDATKSLLMIPKEYFGSFDMVLVDLSETVMSFPVTRDLDVMEALSLLVKPDGIFVKNEYNYFKEMSEIFEHTVHVFYHDVPFVCSQSLMLGSDKVDFLRTPTTDHKVDYVYNLLDSNDSLDNAHDYQRNYTSVHRQISCQKDDEEELGVQERSPGILMIVEVEKATAALDLQSLERSLTSALKQEGLIVLSTVLSEEAGNSIVLIFAEGYVVARSMSQDAYCAFDIQLWSSFEKQDSIRKAVIAAVGSDSVGASSSAYRIVSGGMFGAEKWKSDAKSIGPHMNNLCLDPVEQIRNIPIDDKIVETVLNESMSLVQDESFIIGVLCGQSGQACKSAEILKKQDKIEEVVTLATCLNLAPGAEFAADGLAQMETCEKEVWKLLSGSLSARGKKLRAIVIDEGASSTMARILFRIFRSSRNAKRWLAEDILVQAPTVDHSESWRSVFVDEFRREIFKKEPVYTAEVYFNTTASSLKLSITSAGDEHFVRHLVDFATKAEQSAEVVSEVRSVRGALEFKFFDNYRPSQLFEPDAYDQSSSLEQWNSQKPLGHQTVFQLETEGSETSMSLTTIKESLNSAIRSIVPENTPEVKIEMFTEMGDGCVFVALWAEGNIVALWDGRKHVDLNLFTFIESVEVADTFVLQFGAEDPKLHTVLRDDQPRGTGRVVNFKTDFEPGKSPIWSVA from the coding sequence ATGAAGCCTCTTTTCAAGCCTATTTCGTGGCTGTTACTCCTCCATCTTCCGATCGTCTGCGCTTCGGAAAACGGTGCGAGTTCGGTGACTATCGACCATGGAAAGGCACTCGTTGATTGGATCCGCTCCAAGGGAGGAtttttccattccaaaaTCGAGTTACGAAGATTCGACGCCAATGATCCTACGTCCCCGTACGGGGTCTTTGCCAACGAGGATATTTCGGATAAGGAACTCCTGTTCGAAGTCCCCCGATCTTGCTTACTCGACGCAATCAACGACTACAAAGTAGGAGACAAGATTGAGGGCTTCTTTGTTAATAAGGAATGGCATCCGGCGACAGTCGCGGCCTTTTACCCCGAAGACGACACGTTCGATGTTGCctacgacgacggcgacttTGAGAGCCGCGTGCCGCGCTCATCCATCCAATGGCCATCAAGTGCCATGAATTGCGGAACGGTCCGCAGTCTTCTTCGAGAGTTTGATTTGGGCGAGGAGTCCGATTACGCTCCCTTTACCAATTACCTACGCGAACAACCTTACGGACAGCTTCCCAGTGCCTGGTCCGTGGCGGGCAAATCTCTCCTTTTGGAAATGCTCGGTCAAGACTTGAGCGGCAAGCAGACTCTGCCGCCCTTTGAGGCCTTGGATTGGCTTACATCGGGATGGCACAATCTATGTCGCGGCAGTACGGACCCGTTCGCAGAAAACGCGGCCATGATGGTGGTGCAACGTTGCTGGGACGAACTCCTTATTCCTATTTACGACATGGTGAGCCACCGAAATGGCCGTTGGTTGAATACGCAAAGTAACTCCGTTCAAGATGGGGGTCCGGTGAGCGTCACGGCATCTCGAAAAATCCAAGCGGGAGAGGAACTCTACTCGACCTATAATTTTTGTACCGACTGCGATGCCCGAGCGCATTGGTACGGAACCGGAGAGATTCTTCGGGACTACGGATTCGTGGAATTGTATCCTCAAAGATGGCTCTTTCCTGACCAAAAAATCTCGTTTGATATCGATGAGAAATTGAACGAGGAAGGAAAGCCTACGGGAGAAATGATTATACACTGGAACGGGCTTACTGCTACTACTCTGGACTTTCTCGAGAAACAGATTCGTCGACTAGACTTTTTTGCCGAAACGGAGCTCCGGTCGCGTGATGTTGAGGTCCTGGACTATGAATGGGATACGATTAATCAATATCACCAGGCACTTTCGATAGCGATGAAGGAAGCAGCCCGCCATCTTGCCTCTCAGTCTAAGACTGGAGTCAAAACAACTTGTAGCGACGGTGAAGGGCCCTGCGCGCTTACCTCCACAATCTATGATTCGTTGGAACAAGAAGAGGTGGAGGCTTGGGCGGCTTACCGCCCCGAAACATGCAAATTCAAGGATCTCTTCAAGTTCGATACATGGTCTGTTACGGAAGAAATCAAGTCTCCCTATCAGAAAATTGCGTTCTTTTCAGACCCTACCATGAAAGACACGTGTTTTGAACTGGATGCGATTGTTCAGATTTGTACAAGTTATCGTCCTCACTATCATGAAATGGCGGTTCACTATACGGCACGCTTTTTGGACAAAATCCAGCGAGTGCTGTTCGTTGGTGGAGGGGATTCCATGCTACTTCATGATATCATCAAATATCCTTCTCTGGAACTTGTGGTTGGTCTGGAGCTAGACCAGAAGGTGACGCGAGGGGCCTTCAAGTACTACGGAGCCCAGCCTCATTGGGACAATGAAAAAGTTGAATGGTGGTACGGCGACGCAACCaagagcttgctgatgataCCTAAGGAATACTTCGGGTCCTTTGACATGGTATTGGTTGATCTTTCCGAGACTGTCATGTCCTTTCCAGTTACCCGGGATCTGGATGTCATGGAAGCTCTTTCACTTCTCGTCAAGCCGGACGGAATTTTTGTGAAGAATGAGTACAATTATTTCAAAGAGATGTCCGAAATCTTTGAGCATACCGTGCATGTTTTCTATCACGATGTTCCGTTCGTTTGCTCTCAATCTTTGATGCTGGGTAGCGACAAAGTTGATTTTCTTCGAACGCCTACAACGGATCATAAAGTCGACTACGTGTACAACTTACTTGATTCCAATGACTCGCTTGACAATGCCCATGACTATCAACGCAACTATACTAGCGTGCACCGCCAGATCTCTTGCCAGAAggatgatgaagaggagCTAGGCGTTCAAGAGCGCAGTCCGGGTATCCTTATGATTGTTGAAGTAGAGAAAGCAACGGCCGCCCTCGACCTACAGTCGCTTGAAAGAAGTCTCACCTCTGCTCTAAAACAAGAAGGACTGATAGTTCTCTCTACTGTACTTTCAGAAGAGGCCGGTAACTCTATTGTGCTCATATTCGCCGAGGGCTACGTTGTTGCTCGAAGCATGTCCCAGGATGCTTATTGCGCGTTTGACATCCAACTCTGGAGTAGCTTTGAGAAACAGGATAGCATCAGAAAGGCCGTTATTGCAGCCGTTGGAAGCGACAGCGTCGgtgcgtcgtcgtccgcatACAGAATTGTCTCAGGAGGAATGTTTGGCGCCGAAAAGTGGAAAAGCGATGCAAAGAGTATAGGTCCTCATATGAACAATTTATGCCTAGACCCCGTGGAACAAATCCGGAATATACCCATTGATGACAAAATCGTGGAGACTGTCCTGAATGAAAGCATGAGCCTCGTTCAAGACGAAAGCTTCATTATTGGCGTACTTTGCGGCCAGAGCGGTCAGGCATGCAAGAGTGCCGAGATACTCAAGAAACAAGACAAGATCGAGGAGGTGGTGACTCTCGCGACTTGTCTCAATCTTGCACCTGGTGCTGAATTTGCAGCTGACGGACTTGCCCAAATGGAAACTTGTGAGAAAGAAGTGTGGAAGCTGCTGAGTGGATCTTTGTCAGCGCGCGGGAAGAAGCTGCGTGCAATTGTCATTGATGAAGGCGCATCTTCTACGATGGCTCGAATTTTGTTCCGAATCTTCAGAAGCTCAAGAAACGCCAAAAGATGGCTAGCGGAAGACATCTTAGTTCAGGCGCCAACGGTCGATCACTCGGAATCCTGGCGTAgtgtttttgttgatgaGTTCCGTAGAGAAATTTTCAAAAAGGAACCAGTCTACACCGCGGAAGTTTATTTCAACACGACAGCAAGCAGCTTAAAGCTATCGATCACTTCCGCTGGCGACGAGCACTTCGTGCGCCACTTGGTTGACTTCGCGACAAAGGCAGAGCAATCGGCCGAGGTTGTTTCGGAAGTACGAAGCGTCCGTGGAGCACTAGAGTTCAAATTCTTTGATAACTATCGACCTTCTCAACTGTTTGAACCCGACGCTTACGATCAATCGTCATCGCTTGAGCAATGGAATTCACAGAAACCGCTGGGTCACCAAACAGTGTTTCAGCTCGAAACGGAAGGAAGTGAAACATCAATGTCATTGACCACGATTAAAGAGTCTCTTAATTCGGCAATCCGGTCTATCGTGCCTGAAAACACTCCTGAGGTGAAGATTGAAATGTTCACGGAAATGGGCGACGGTTGTGTATTTGTTGCTCTCTGGGCAGAGGGAAACATAGTTGCCCTCTGGGATGGCAGAAAACACGTCGATCTTAACTTGTTTACATTCATTGAAAGCGTTGAAGTTGCGGATACATTCGTGTTGCAGTTTGGGGCGGAAGACCCTAAACTACACACAGTTCTCCGGGACGATCAACCCAGAGGAACTGGGCGTGTTGTCAACTTCAAAACGGATTTTGAGCCAGGTAAGAGCCCCATTTGGAGCGTAGCGTAA
- a CDS encoding predicted protein has product MKFLVLFYAVISVAFSVDGFAPRTPKTISPVVDLQKAAAGAFAAFTIATSSLSAPAADALTPVFSSSNVVAEKVTREGMYGEYTTDLVQTYDDARSTFKDAKETKSKKGKYTALLAVLIVGSFIIPMAQYFWYVRDDDSTDKFFGQKAPEPEEPPKKKKWF; this is encoded by the exons ATGAAGTTCTTGGTCCTGTTTTATGCCGTTATCTCCGTCGCCTTTAGTGTGGACGGATTCGCACCCA GGACTCCAAAGACCATCAGTCCTGTTGTGGACCTACAAAAAGCCGCCGCTGGAGCATTTGCGGCCTTCACTATTGCCACTTCATCCCTGAGCGCTCCTGCCGCCGATGCACTGACTCCGGTTTTTTCCTCCAGCAACGTTGTAGCGGAAAAGGTGACACGTGAGGGAATGTACGGAGAATATACCACTGATCTAGTTCAAACGTACGATGATGCGCGCTCGACTTTTAAGGACGCCAAGGAAAccaaatcgaaaaagg GTAAATACACCGCTTTGCTAGCTGTCTTGATTGTTGGAAGTTTTATTATTCCGATGGCGCAGTACTTCTGGTATGTTCGGGACGACGACTCTACTGATAAATTTTTCGGCCAAAAAGCTCCAGAACCGGAAGAGCCcccgaagaagaaaaaatggTTCTAA